From one Anopheles cruzii chromosome 3, idAnoCruzAS_RS32_06, whole genome shotgun sequence genomic stretch:
- the LOC128270938 gene encoding segmentation polarity homeobox protein engrailed-like gives MIDHTTPGPRYRRTKQPKEKGESEEKRPRTAFSNAQLQRLKNEFNENRYLTEKRRQTLSGELGLNEAQIKIWFQNKRAKIKKSSSEKNPLALQLMAQGLYNHSTVPLTKEEEELEMRMNGQIP, from the exons ATGATAGACCACACGACCCCGG GTCCTCGCTATCGGCGCACGAAGCAACCGAAGGAGAAGGGCGAAAGCGAAGAGAAACGCCCGCGGACCGCGTTCTCCAATGCGCAACTGCAGCGGCTAAAG AATGAGTTCAACGAGAATCGGTATCTGACGGAGAAGCGCCGGCAAACGCTCAGTGGCGAGCTGGGGCTGAACGAGGCGCAGATTAAGATTTGGTTCCAGAACAAGCGGGCCAAGATCAAGAAGAGCTCGTCGGAGAAGAACCCGCTGGCGCTGCAGCTGATGGCCCAGGGACTGTACAACCATTCGACGGTGCCGCTCACGAAGGAGGAAGAGGAGCTCGAGATGCGCATGAACGGCCAGATCCCGTAG
- the LOC128274582 gene encoding uncharacterized protein LOC128274582 codes for MVDTLARHVLLDVDQAVTAFDELLAATPTATDQRSILSAVVHKLCEEELGHVVEIVRFLRRYQQQQGSDQGLTVEVRWQVLLTGTEELLHYLDGLVPCVPRTGCTLLLYGALEELLASGPLPAGGPDLEVTVQRAGNLKHSLEYIVRDVASAIAQPLPDDDAGRLGSLFEHISYDLLRRTVDEAYADAPGGLAHICDFVEHLPCIDQQIVACQVLYRRMNMDSARLRTGATVLAYRIRAVMRYTDFGRSKYAGEMRKLKLRLPEGVYAIVWGYVNIAGTQFLAPKGRYEQLAGTERCKPAAWIETCGKAAKHELQTDDRGKCFAIKNVHTTLFLTEAADPAGLCYVETTPDRWSVEVIKRGEDVCYKITNLRTGNALVPEGDTRVGIDDQLDGFNLVDFNEQALVMVQKFELHRKKAACTVQ; via the coding sequence ATGGTCGACACACTGGCTCGCCACGTTCTGCTCGATGTGGACCAGGCAGTGACGGCGTTCGACGAGTTGCTGGCGGCCACGCCGACCGCCACCGATCAGCGGTCGATCCTGTCCGCGGTGGTGCACAAGCTGTGCGAGGAAGAGCTTGGCCACGTCGTGGAGATTGTGCGGTTCCTGCGAcgctaccagcagcagcagggcagtGACCAGGGGCTAACGGTGGAAGTGCGATGGCAGGTGCTACTGACCGGAACGGAGGAGCTGCTCCACTACCTCGACGGGCTCGTACCGTGCGTGCCGCGTACGGGCTGCACGTTGCTGCTGTACGGAGCGCTGGAAGAACTTCTGGCGTCGGGACcgttgccggccggcggtcccGACCTGGAAGTCACCGTGCAGCGGGCCGGCAATCTGAAGCACTCGCTAGAGTACATCGTGCGCGACGTAGCGTCGGCGATCGCCCAACCCTTGCCGGATGATGACGCCGGCCGTCTGGGGTCGCTTTTTGAGCACATCTCGTACGATCTGCTGCGGCGCACGGTGGACGAAGCTTACGCGGATGCGCCCGGCGGACTGGCACACATCTGTGACTTTGTGGAGCATCTGCCGTGCATCGACCAGCAGATCGTCGCCTGCCAGGTGCTGTACCGACGGATGAACAtggactcggctcggctgcggACCGGGGCCACGGTGCTGGCGTATCGGATACGCGCGGTTATGCGCTACACGGACTTTGGCCGCTCGAAGTACGCGGGCGAGATGCGCAAGCTGAAACTCCGGCTCCCGGAGGGTGTGTACGCGATCGTGTGGGGCTACGTGAATATTGCCGGCACACAGTTCCTGGCACCGAAGGGCCGGTACGAGCAGCTGGCTGGGACGGAGCGCTGCAAGCCGGCCGCCTGGATCGAAACGTGCGGCAAGGCGGCCAAACACGAGCTGCAGACGGACGACCGGGGCAAGTGTTTCGCGATCAAAAACGTCCACACGACGCTCTTTCTTACGGAAGCCGCCGATCCTGCGGGCCTCTGCTACGTCGAGACGACACCGGATCGGTGGTCGGTCGAGGTCATCAAGCGAGGCGAGGACGTGTGCTACAAAATCACCAACCTGCGCACCGGGAATGCGCTCGTACCCGAAGGGGACACTCGCGTCGGCATCGACGACCAGCTCGATGGGTTCAATCTGGTGGACTTTAACGAACAGGCCCTCGTGATGGTGCAAAAGTTTGAGCTGCACCGGAAGAAAGCCGCCTGCACGGTGCAGTGA